From the genome of Tsukamurella pulmonis:
CGCCGCCGAGAAGCCCGCCGCCACGAAGGCCGCCCCGGCGAAGAAGTCGACCGCCGGCAAGACCACCCCGGCCGCGAAGAAGGCCGCACCCGCCAAGAAGGCCCCCGCGAAGAAGGCGCCGGCGAAGTCCGCCGCCAAGCCCGCCGCCAAGCCCGCCGCCAAGACCACGGCCGCGAAGCCCGCCGCCGCGAAGCCCGCCGCCGCGAAGCCGGCCGCGACCAAGCCCGCCGCCAAGCCGGCCGCCGCGAAGAAGGCGCCGGTCAAGGCGTCGGAGGCCAAGATCACCCCGATCGCCGCACAGAAGGACGCCGCCTCGAAGGGCAGGGCGCCCGCTTCGATCGACGCGAAGAAGCCGGCCGCCACGTCGGACGCGAAGGCCGCGCCGAAGGCGAACGCGGACGCGAAGGCTCCGTCGAAGGATGTCGCGAAGGCCGAGCAGAAGGCGGCCCCGAAGAAGGGCCAGCCCTCGGGCATCGCGCTGCTGCTCAAGCGCCTCCCGGTGGTCGGCCGCCTGCTCTGACGCGAGCGCCCCACCACCGCCGCCCAGCGGCGACCCGATCGTCCCCCGGTTCCTCGGACCGGGGGACGATCGCGTTCCGGGGCGGTATCGACCGGTTTTCGGAGGCGCACGGCCGACCCGATCCCCTAGAGTCGGGGGTATGTCCGACGAGCTCGAACCCCTCCGCCGCGACGTCCTGCGGGCATCGGATCACGACCGCAACCGCGTCGTCGAGATGCTCTCCGAGGCGCTGGGCCTCGGCCAGATCGATCTGCACGAGTACGAGGAGCGCTCACAGGAGGCGGTGGCCGCGCGCACCTTCGCCGATCTCGATCGCCTCGTCGTCGACCTGCCCGCCGTGCAGAACCTCCCGGCCGCTGCGACGCCCGCGTACCGCCCACCGACGACGGCACCGGCCGGGGTGCCGCGCATGGGCGACACCAAGTGGGCCGTGATGTCGGAGACCAAGGTGCGCGGCCCCGTCGCGGTCGGGCCGGAGCACACCGCGACGGCGTTCTGGGGCGGCGTGACGCTGGACCTGCGCGAGGCCACGTTCCTCGTGGGCGACGTGGTGCTCAACGCCTACGCCGTGATGGGCGGCATCAAGATCGTCCTGCCGCGCGGCGCCAACGTGCACGTGGAGGGTGTGGGCGTGATGGGCGCCTTCGAGCACAAGAACCCGCAGACCGGCGATCCCACCGGTCCCCGGATCGTGGTGAAGGGCTTCGCCTTCTGGGGCGGCGTCGAGGTCCAGATCAAGTAGGCGCTCCACCGGTCCCCTGCGGCGCCGCCCGGCGACGATCTAGCGTCGGGTGCGGTTGCCCAGGTAGTCGCCGACGACGGCGGCGCCGAGCCCGTCCAGGTCCGGGGAGACCAGCCGCCCGCCCACGCGGCGCACCACCGCCGTGAGGAAGCGGGTGAGCCCGGGATCGTCGCCCAGCTGGAAGACGGTGATCTGCGCGCCCTGCGCGGCGACGGCGTCGAGCCCGCGCACCGTCATCGCGACGGTGCGGGGGTGCGGCGGGTAGTCGAAGAAGGGCTCGCCGTTCCGCTCGAGGTGGGCCGTCGGCTCACCGTCGGTGACGACGAGCAGCACCGGCTGCGCGTTCGGGTGCGAGCGGAAGTGCTGCTGCGCCAGAGCGAGTGCGTGGTGCAGGTTGGTGCCCTGCTCGTACGCCCCGTCCAGCCCGGTGAGCTCGCCGACGCTGAGGGTGCGGGCGTACCGCCCGAAACCGATGAGCGCCAGGTCATCCCCGCGGAAGCGCGTCGAGATCAGCTGGTGCAGAGCCAGCGCCGTGCGCTTCATCGGCAGCCAGCGCCCCTCCATGACCATGGAGAAGCTGGTGTCCACGAGCAGCGCGACGGCCGCGCGGCTGCGCGCCTCGGTCTCGGTGACCTCGATGTCCTTGGCGTCCAGCGTCACCGGCCCCGTCTCCCCCGAGGCGGCCTGCCGCAGCACGCCGTTGAGCACCGTGCGGGTGGCGTCCCACGGCTCGGTGTCGCCGAAGCGCCACTCCCGGCTCGCGCCGGTCGCCTCGCCGGTGGCGCCGGCGCGGGCGGTGTTGCGCTCGCCCCCACGCGCGGTCAGACGGTGCGCGACGTCCCGCAGGATCGACTGGCCGAGCTGCCGGATCGCCTTGGGAGACAGGCGCAGCGCCCCGTCGGGATCGCGGGAGAAGTAGCCCTGGTCCTTCAGCGCCTTCTCCAGCTCGGCGAGCGTGCGCGCGTCGGCGACGGCCTCCTCGCCGAGCTGCCGCTGCAGCGCCTCGAGGTCGATGTCGTCGAGCGAGGCGCCGTTGTGCTGCTGGCTGAGTTGCTCGGCGAGCGATTCCAGGTCGGCGATGTCCTGCATGGCCTGCGTCGCATCCCCCAACCCCATCCCGGAATCGCCCTCGAACTCCTGGCTGCCGGTCCAGTCCTCGCCGGGCCGGGCATCCATGAGCTTGCCGGTCAGATCGCTCAGCGCCTGGGAGAGCTGCGGCGAACCGAAGGCGGCCTGCGAGAGCTCCTCCAGCTCGGCCCGCTGCTCGGGAGTCAGGCTGTTGTAGAGCCGCTGCGCCGCGGCGGACCGCTGGGCCAGCGCGTCGATCAGCTCGTCGATGTTCCGCGGGTTCTCCGGGAAGTACTGACCGTGCTCGGCCATGAACTCCTCGAAGTCGTCCTGCGTCGCGGTGCCGGCGTTGTGCTTGTCCAGCAGCGTGTTCAGGTCGTCGAGCATCTTCTGGATCTGCTCGCGGTCCTCGTCGGTGGCGCCCTCGAGGGCCTGCTTGATGCCGGCGAACTGCTGATCGAGCAGCTCGCGGCCGAGCAGGTCGCGGATCTCCTCGTACTTCTGCGCGGCCTCCGGCGAGCGCCAGGAGTAGTCGCCCAGCTCGCGGACGGCCTGCGCCGCCGACGGCGGCAGGTTCGAGATCCGCATCTCCTGGAACCGCGCGTCGTCGTCGAGCGCCCGCGCGAGCTCCTTGCGCTCCGCGAGCACGGCCTCGTCGAGCAGCTTCTGCACGTCGTCGAAGGTCTTACCGAGGTTGTTGCGCTGCAACAGCTCCTGCCGGCGACGGTTCGCCAGCTCGGCGAGCTTGTCCAGGCCGCGGCGGTTCTCGCTCCCGCGGCGCAGGTACTCCTGCAGGGCGCGGCGCGGGGAGACGCCGCTCATGACGTCGCGGCCGATCTCGTCGAGCGCGTCGCGCAGGTCCACCGGCGGGGCCAGCGGATCGGGCCCGCCGGTGTAGCGGCGGTACCGGGCCAGATGCCCCCGCCGCGTGCTCTTCCCGCGCCGGGACCGATCAGCCATAGACGGTCTGGCCCTCGTCGTCGGACTCCTTGCCGATCCGCCGGGCGAGGTACAGGCCCTCCAGCGCGAACTCGGCGGCCGCGGCCCGCTCCCCCGGGGTCTCGGCCTCGAGCCGGCGGTAGACCTCGGCCAGCACGGGCACCTCGGGCAGGTTCTCCAGCAGCTCGGCGGCGGTCACGTCGTCGCCGGTGACGATGGGCCCGCCGGCCTCGATGGCCTCCACGAGCGGCCCCAGGTCGACGCCCAGTAGGTACTCGGCGATGGTCTCGGCCGTCGCGCGCCGCAATAGGTGCACGAGCGTCGCGATCTCGCGGCCCTCCTCGCCGGCCTCGAACTCGACCTTGCCGCGCAGCACGTCGGGCACCGTCATCAGGTCGACGGGGCGCGCGACGGGCAGCTCCTCGCCGCCCACGGCCGCGCGGTGCAGGGCCGCCGCGGCGATGGTCTCCTGCGCCGCGATGGCGAACCGGGCGGAGACGCCGGAGCGCTGGTCGACGGCGGGCGATTCGCGCAGCTCGCGGGTGAACCGGGCCAGCACCTCGGTGAGGTACTGCGGCACGGAGGCGACCACGTCGGCCTCCTGCTCGATGACCGCGACCTCGTCCTCGAGGTCCAGCGGGTAGTGGGTGCGGATCTCGGCGCCGAAGCGGTCCTTGAGCGGGGTGATGATGCGCCCGCGGTTCGTGTAATCCTCGGGGTTCGCGCTGGCCAGCAACAGCACGTCGAGCGGCAGGCGCAGCGTGTAGCCGCGCACCTGGATGTCGCGCTCCTCCATCACGTTGAGCATGGCGACCTGGATGCGCTCGGCGAGGTCCGGGAGCTCGTTGACGGCGACGATGCCGCGGTGCGCCCGCGGGATGAGGCCGAAGTGGATGGTCTCGGGGTCGCCGAGGCTGCGGCCCTGCGCCACCTTGACGGGGTCGACGTCGCCGACCAGGTCGCCGACGGAGGTGTCCGGCGTGGCCAGCTTCTCCGAGTAGCGCTCGTCGCGGTGCCTCCAGGCGACGGGCAGCTCGTCGCCGAGCTCGGCCGCGCGGCGGATCGAGGCGGGGGTGATCGGGTGGTACGGGTGCTCGCCGAGCTCGGCACCGTCGATCACGGGGGTCCACTCGTCGAGCAGGCCGACGATGGTGCGGATCAGGCGGGTCTTGCCCTGCCCGCGCTCGCCGAGCAGGACGACGTCGTGGCCGGCCAGGAGGGCGCGTTCGAGCTGCGGGACGACGGTGTCGTCGAAGCCCTGGATGCCGTCCCAGGGGTTCGTGTCGGCGCGCAGGGCGGCGAGCAGGTTGTTGCGGAGTTCGTCCTTGATCCCGCGGTAGACGTGGCCGGAGGCCTTGAGTTCGCCGAGGGTGGCGGGGCGATCAGCGGGCAGCGTGTCGGGGCGTGCGGTGCTCACGGAAGCCACGCTACGCCGATCCGCCGGTTCCGCCCCAGCGAGTACGCCCGCAGCGAAACCGGGAATACCCCGGGCGCTACTTCTTCGTGCTTCCGGGGAGCACGCCGGCGTCGATCACGGCCTTGCTGACCGGGCGCATCCGGTCGATGAGGCCCTCCGTGGCGTCGGCGAACGCGGCGCCGCTGACGGCGTCGGTGCCCGCCTCGATCTCGTCGTACAGGGCCATGCCCTCCGGGGTCAGACGGTGCGCCTCCGGCTCGCCCTCGACGAGGCCGCGCTCGGTGAGCCGGGCGACGGCGCCGTTCCACTGCTCCTCGCTCCAGCCGCGGGTGATGCGGAAGAACCGACGGCCCATGACCCGGCGGCGGATCTCGGGATCGGGGAGGTCGGCCTCGTGGAAGACGCCGGCCTCGAGGCCCGTGAGGCCGTGGCGGATGAGTTCGGCCAGGTGGTTGTCGCCGCGCCACTCGCGCAGCACGGAGACGTGTCGCCAGAGCGCGAGCGCCGGCGCGTCGGGGACGGGCGACGCGGCCCACGCGGACGCCAGCGCGCGGCCGCCCAGCGGCAGCCCGTCGGCGACGGCGCCGAATCCCTGGGCGAGGGCCTCGATCTCGGCGGGGTCGATGCCGGCGAGGATCGTGCCGTACTGCTCGGCGAGCATCGCGTAGCGGCGGTCGTCGATCTCGGCGAGCCCCGCCTGCAGAGCCTGCGTCCACCCGTTCTCGATGACGGTGGGCGAGAAGTTGTAGAACGCCGCCGTCACCACCGAGGCGTGCGCCTCGCCCATCGGTGCGGCCCGGGCGCCGACGTAGAAGGCGTGCTGGTCGATCCCGAGGTCGCTGCACGCATCCCGGATTCCGGGGTTGAAGTAGGCGACGACGTGGAAGGGCTCGACGGTCTCGTAGGCGCGACGGGCGAGGGCGGCGGTCTCCGACATGCCTTCACCCTGTCAGGGCGGGCGCCCGCTGTCGACGGTGGGTTACTTGTAGAAGCCCTCGCGCAGGTTGATGCCGTGCTCCACCCAGGCCTTCATGGCGGCGAGCATGCCGGTCCAGCCCATGCAGTTGCCGAAGGCGCCCTTCGCGCCGTCCTCGGTGAGGGTCCACGCGGATTCGGTGATGGTGACCAGCGTGCGGGTGTCGTCGTCGACGGGGGCGAACTCGAAGGTCGTGGTGGTGTGACCGTCGCCGGCGACGGCGTTCTCCGCCTCCCAGCGGATCACGATCTTCGAGTGCGGGTCCGCCTCGAGCACCTGCACGGGGAACGCTCCGGGGAAGTCGGCGAAGTCCCAGGTGACCTCGGTGTTCGGCTCCAGCCGGCCGCGGGCGCCGCCGGTGGTGAAGTACTTCGAGAGCTGCTCCGGGTCGGCGACGGCCTCGTAGACCTGGGCCGTGGGGCGCGCCACGTAGCCGGAGACGGTGAAGGTGAGTTCCTTGAGTTCGGACATGTGATAAAACTACAACATGTCATCGGGAGGCCGCAAGAGCGAACGCACAGGCATCGACGCGACGCAGGCGCCGGCGCCGGCGTCGGCGGCCGGTGCGGCGAGCGCGCTGCCGGCGGGGGTTGCGCCGGCGATCGGGGCGACGTCCACGCAGGCGCCGGACGACGATGCCGACGACCTGGTCTTCAAGGCGCTCGCCAACGGCACCCGTCGCCGCATGCTCGACGTGCTCAAGGAGGCGCCCCGGACCACCGGCGACCTGTGCGATCACTTCCCCGACCTGGACCGCACCACGGTGCTGCAGCACCTGCGCGTCCTCGAGCGGGCGGAGCTGGTGATCGGGCGCAAGGTCGGCCGCGAGCGGCACCTCACGCTGGCGCCGGTGCCCATCAAGCGCATCCACGACCGCTGGATCGGCGAGTACGCCCGCGCCGCGGTGTCCCTCCTCGACGACCTCAGCCGCTGACCCGCGGCCGACGCGTCGTGAAAGTCGGGTTCTGCGGCGATCCGGCACCGAATTCGGTGGCGGAGCCCCGCAGAACCCGACGTTCGGTACGCGCCCTGTCGGCGGCCGGGGCTAGTCGAAGACGTCGGGCGAGCTCGCGACGGTCTGCTCCCAGAGCGGGCGGAACTGGAACCAGCCGGCGAGGTCGCTGCCGACCTGGGAGCGGGTGAGCAGGGCCGTCTCGTGGTCGATCTCCTGCGGCCGGCCGGCGGCCATGGCGAGCAGCTGCGCCTGGCACGAGCGCTCCATCGTCACGAACCACCAGGCGGCCGAGGAGACGGAGCCGCCGACGGTGATGAGCCCGTGGTTCTTGAGGATCGCGGCCTTGTGATCGCCGATCGCCGCGGCCACCCGCTTACCCTCGACGGTCTCGTTCACCACGCCGGCGTAGTCGTCGTAGATGCCGTGGTCCTCGTAGAAGGCGCAGGCGTCCTGCGTGAGCGGTGCCAGCGGAATCCCCAAGGACGAGAACGCCTTCCCGTGCACCGAGTGCGCGTGCGCGGCGGCCACGGCGTCGGGCCGGGCGTCGTGCACCTGCGCGTGGATCACGAACGCGGCACGGTTCACGGGGCGCCGCCCGTGCACGACGACGCCCTCGTGGTCCACACAGATCAGGTCGGAGACGCGGATCTGGTTGAAGCTCATGCCGAACGGGTTCACCCAGAACAGCCCGGAGTCCTCGGGGTCGCGGGCGGTGATGTGCCCGGCGACGCCCTCGGAGAAGCCCAGCCGGCCGAAGACCCGGAAGGCCACGGCCAGATCCCGCTTGCGCTGCTCGCGCTCGTCCTCGACCGAGAGCCCCATCGGCGGCAGCGGCATCTCCGCATCCTCGGGCATCGGCCCGACGGCGGCCTCGAGCAGCGGTAGGACTTCGGGCGGCACCTGCATCGACATCTCCTCCGTGCGATCGTCGCGGGCACGACGAAGGGGCGGAAACGGCGAACGCCCCCGGGACAATGATTCACCCCGGAGGCGTTCGCTGCGCGCGGATCAGTGGAAGAAGTGGCGCGTGCCGGTGAAGTACATCGTGACGCCCGCCTCGGCGGCGGCCTCGATGACCTCCTTATCGCGGATGGAGCCACCGGGCTGGACGATCGCCTTCACGCCCGCGTCGATGAGGATCTGCGGGCCGTCGGGGAACGGGAAGAAGGCGTCGGACGCGGCGACCGAGCCGAGCACGCGGTCGCCCGCGCGGGTCACGGCCAGTTGCGCGGAGTCGACGCGGTTGACCTGCCCCATGCCCACGCCCACGGACGCACCGCGGGAGGCCAGCAGGATCGCGTTCGACTTCACCGCGCGGCAGGCGCGCCAGGCGAATTCGAGGTCGGCGAGGGTCGCCTCGTCGGCGGGCTCACCCGCGGCCAGCGTCCACTCCTCGGGCGAGTCGCCCGCGGCGTCGATGGCGTCGGACTGCTGCACCAGCAGGCCGCCGGTGATCTGCTTGATCTCGGTGCCGAGCACGGGCGGCTCGGCGAGCAGCACGCGGATGTTCTTCTTGCGCTGCAGGACCGCGACGGCGCCGTCGGCGTACGAGGGCGCGATGATGACCTCGGTGAAGATCTCCGAGACCTGCTCGGCCATCTCCAGGCTGACCTCGCGGTTGGCGGCGATGACGCCGCCGTACGCCGAGACCGGGTCGCACGCGTGCGCCTTGCGGTGCGCCTGCGCCACGTCCTTGCCGATGGCGATGCCGCACGGGTTGGCGTGCTTGATGATCGCGACGGCCGGCTCGTTGAAGTCGTAGGCGGCCCGCCAGGCGGCGTCACCGTCGGTGTAGTTGTTGTAGCTCATCTCCTTGCCGTGCAGCTGCTGCGCCTGCGCCAGCCCGGTCTTCGCGCCGTCGACGTACAGCGCCGCGCCCTGGTGCGGGTTCTCGCCGTA
Proteins encoded in this window:
- a CDS encoding vWA domain-containing protein — translated: MADRSRRGKSTRRGHLARYRRYTGGPDPLAPPVDLRDALDEIGRDVMSGVSPRRALQEYLRRGSENRRGLDKLAELANRRRQELLQRNNLGKTFDDVQKLLDEAVLAERKELARALDDDARFQEMRISNLPPSAAQAVRELGDYSWRSPEAAQKYEEIRDLLGRELLDQQFAGIKQALEGATDEDREQIQKMLDDLNTLLDKHNAGTATQDDFEEFMAEHGQYFPENPRNIDELIDALAQRSAAAQRLYNSLTPEQRAELEELSQAAFGSPQLSQALSDLTGKLMDARPGEDWTGSQEFEGDSGMGLGDATQAMQDIADLESLAEQLSQQHNGASLDDIDLEALQRQLGEEAVADARTLAELEKALKDQGYFSRDPDGALRLSPKAIRQLGQSILRDVAHRLTARGGERNTARAGATGEATGASREWRFGDTEPWDATRTVLNGVLRQAASGETGPVTLDAKDIEVTETEARSRAAVALLVDTSFSMVMEGRWLPMKRTALALHQLISTRFRGDDLALIGFGRYARTLSVGELTGLDGAYEQGTNLHHALALAQQHFRSHPNAQPVLLVVTDGEPTAHLERNGEPFFDYPPHPRTVAMTVRGLDAVAAQGAQITVFQLGDDPGLTRFLTAVVRRVGGRLVSPDLDGLGAAVVGDYLGNRTRR
- a CDS encoding ArsR/SmtB family transcription factor, coding for MSSGGRKSERTGIDATQAPAPASAAGAASALPAGVAPAIGATSTQAPDDDADDLVFKALANGTRRRMLDVLKEAPRTTGDLCDHFPDLDRTTVLQHLRVLERAELVIGRKVGRERHLTLAPVPIKRIHDRWIGEYARAAVSLLDDLSR
- a CDS encoding DUF1707 SHOCT-like domain-containing protein; its protein translation is MSDELEPLRRDVLRASDHDRNRVVEMLSEALGLGQIDLHEYEERSQEAVAARTFADLDRLVVDLPAVQNLPAAATPAYRPPTTAPAGVPRMGDTKWAVMSETKVRGPVAVGPEHTATAFWGGVTLDLREATFLVGDVVLNAYAVMGGIKIVLPRGANVHVEGVGVMGAFEHKNPQTGDPTGPRIVVKGFAFWGGVEVQIK
- a CDS encoding SCO6745 family protein, encoding MSETAALARRAYETVEPFHVVAYFNPGIRDACSDLGIDQHAFYVGARAAPMGEAHASVVTAAFYNFSPTVIENGWTQALQAGLAEIDDRRYAMLAEQYGTILAGIDPAEIEALAQGFGAVADGLPLGGRALASAWAASPVPDAPALALWRHVSVLREWRGDNHLAELIRHGLTGLEAGVFHEADLPDPEIRRRVMGRRFFRITRGWSEEQWNGAVARLTERGLVEGEPEAHRLTPEGMALYDEIEAGTDAVSGAAFADATEGLIDRMRPVSKAVIDAGVLPGSTKK
- a CDS encoding SRPBCC domain-containing protein; the protein is MSELKELTFTVSGYVARPTAQVYEAVADPEQLSKYFTTGGARGRLEPNTEVTWDFADFPGAFPVQVLEADPHSKIVIRWEAENAVAGDGHTTTTFEFAPVDDDTRTLVTITESAWTLTEDGAKGAFGNCMGWTGMLAAMKAWVEHGINLREGFYK
- a CDS encoding class II aldolase/adducin family protein, producing MPEDAEMPLPPMGLSVEDEREQRKRDLAVAFRVFGRLGFSEGVAGHITARDPEDSGLFWVNPFGMSFNQIRVSDLICVDHEGVVVHGRRPVNRAAFVIHAQVHDARPDAVAAAHAHSVHGKAFSSLGIPLAPLTQDACAFYEDHGIYDDYAGVVNETVEGKRVAAAIGDHKAAILKNHGLITVGGSVSSAAWWFVTMERSCQAQLLAMAAGRPQEIDHETALLTRSQVGSDLAGWFQFRPLWEQTVASSPDVFD
- a CDS encoding sigma 54-interacting transcriptional regulator — its product is MSTARPDTLPADRPATLGELKASGHVYRGIKDELRNNLLAALRADTNPWDGIQGFDDTVVPQLERALLAGHDVVLLGERGQGKTRLIRTIVGLLDEWTPVIDGAELGEHPYHPITPASIRRAAELGDELPVAWRHRDERYSEKLATPDTSVGDLVGDVDPVKVAQGRSLGDPETIHFGLIPRAHRGIVAVNELPDLAERIQVAMLNVMEERDIQVRGYTLRLPLDVLLLASANPEDYTNRGRIITPLKDRFGAEIRTHYPLDLEDEVAVIEQEADVVASVPQYLTEVLARFTRELRESPAVDQRSGVSARFAIAAQETIAAAALHRAAVGGEELPVARPVDLMTVPDVLRGKVEFEAGEEGREIATLVHLLRRATAETIAEYLLGVDLGPLVEAIEAGGPIVTGDDVTAAELLENLPEVPVLAEVYRRLEAETPGERAAAAEFALEGLYLARRIGKESDDEGQTVYG
- the purH gene encoding bifunctional phosphoribosylaminoimidazolecarboxamide formyltransferase/IMP cyclohydrolase gives rise to the protein MSSNIPIKRALISVYDKSGLVELATGLAQAGVEIVSTGSTARTIADAGVAVTRVEDVTEFPECLDGRVKTLHPKIHAGILADTRLPEHLEQLRELDVKKFELVVVNLYPFTDTVASGASEDECIEQIDIGGPSMVRAAAKNHPSVTVVVSPDDYGDVIDSARLGFSLEQRKAFAAKAFRHTADYDVAVASYMTSVVAPEPDQKFPAWMGGTWTREAVLRYGENPHQGAALYVDGAKTGLAQAQQLHGKEMSYNNYTDGDAAWRAAYDFNEPAVAIIKHANPCGIAIGKDVAQAHRKAHACDPVSAYGGVIAANREVSLEMAEQVSEIFTEVIIAPSYADGAVAVLQRKKNIRVLLAEPPVLGTEIKQITGGLLVQQSDAIDAAGDSPEEWTLAAGEPADEATLADLEFAWRACRAVKSNAILLASRGASVGVGMGQVNRVDSAQLAVTRAGDRVLGSVAASDAFFPFPDGPQILIDAGVKAIVQPGGSIRDKEVIEAAAEAGVTMYFTGTRHFFH